The genomic segment CGAGCAACTGGTTACCGTCGTCGAGCTCAAGAAGCGAGCCGACTTCGACGAGGACGCTAAGCGATGGCTCAGCGGTGTCAAACGCGAGGTCACCTCGGCGATATCCAATGCGCACGGTCTCAATGTCGGGGACGTCGTGCTGGTAGCCGCCGGGTCGATCCCCACCACGACGAGCGGCAAGATCCGCCGCGCCGCCTGCGTCGAGCAGTATCGCCGGGACCAATTCATTCGGCTGGACGCCTAAGACCCCGACCAGTACGCGCGTTGCACCCTTCGCATAATGGTTCCACCCCCGCAGCGGCAAAGGAGCCACGATGAGCACAGCCAGCCCAGACCGTCCGTTACGTGTCATTCAGTGGACGACCGGCAACATTGGGCGGCGCTCGCTGCACGCCATCATCGGCAGGCCCGACATGGAACTGGTCGGGGTGTACGCGCACGGGGCGAACAAGGTCGGTGTCGATGCCGCCGAACTCTCCGGCTGGCCGGAGCCGACCGGGGTGCAAGCCACCAACGACATCGACGCGCTGATCGCGCTGGGCGCCGACGCGTGTTGCTATAACCCGTTGTGGCCCAACATCGACGAATTGGTACGACTACTGGAGTCGGGCGTCAACGTGTGCTCCAGCGCGGCCTGGATCACCGGCGGCAAGCAGACCCCGGAGGATCGCAAACGCATCGAAGATGCGTGCCAGAAGGGCAATTCGACGATTTTCGGCAGCGGCGCGCATCCCGGCATGACGAACATGGTCGGAATGGTGCTGTCCGCCTCCTGCGAGCGTGTGGACGAAATCCGGATCACCGAATCGGTGGACTGCTCGACCTACGAATCCGCGGAAACCCAGACGGCGATGGGGTTCTCACAAGACCCCGACACGCCTGGATTGGCGGAGAACGTCCGTCGGGAAAGCGAGGTCTTCGCCGAATCGGCGGCGATGATGGCCGACGCGATCGGCGCCAAGCTGGACAAGATGACCTTCGATGTCACGTTCACCGCGGCCACCGGTGACTCCGATCTGGGCTTCATGAAGATCCCCGCGGGTACGGTCGGCGGTGTGTACGGCTTCCACCGCGGCTGGGAAGGCGACCGCAACGTCGTCAGCGTCGGATTCAACTGGACCATGGGTAACCACGTCGTCCCACCTAAGCCACTAGAACACGGCCACGTCATTCAGGTCTTCGGAATGCCCAACATGCGCACCGTCCTGCATTGCCTGCCGCCGAAGGATTGGACCGAGCCCGGGTTCATGGGCCTCGGCATGATCTATACCGCGATGCCGGTCACCAACGCCGTCCCCGCGGTGGTGGCCGCCAAGCCGGGGATCATGACGCTTGCCGACTTGCCACCGGTCACGGGCCGCGTG from the Mycobacterium lentiflavum genome contains:
- a CDS encoding NAD(P)H-dependent amine dehydrogenase family protein; its protein translation is MSTASPDRPLRVIQWTTGNIGRRSLHAIIGRPDMELVGVYAHGANKVGVDAAELSGWPEPTGVQATNDIDALIALGADACCYNPLWPNIDELVRLLESGVNVCSSAAWITGGKQTPEDRKRIEDACQKGNSTIFGSGAHPGMTNMVGMVLSASCERVDEIRITESVDCSTYESAETQTAMGFSQDPDTPGLAENVRRESEVFAESAAMMADAIGAKLDKMTFDVTFTAATGDSDLGFMKIPAGTVGGVYGFHRGWEGDRNVVSVGFNWTMGNHVVPPKPLEHGHVIQVFGMPNMRTVLHCLPPKDWTEPGFMGLGMIYTAMPVTNAVPAVVAAKPGIMTLADLPPVTGRVAR